One part of the Microcoleus sp. bin38.metabat.b11b12b14.051 genome encodes these proteins:
- a CDS encoding aspartyl protease — protein MTLVLPNLQGKQMGQVITTITVTNFIDLVMAERGFISTEEVRSAVLDKVLVDTGATLLSLPAPIISQLGLRQVGERDVETSAGIKKGRIFAGAQIIVEGREGRFDCLELPEGVAAVLLGVIPMEELGLEPDLKNQRLRELPMNNQQTYLMA, from the coding sequence ATGACCCTGGTACTCCCCAATCTTCAAGGAAAACAAATGGGTCAAGTAATCACTACAATCACCGTCACGAATTTCATCGATCTAGTTATGGCCGAACGGGGATTCATTTCTACGGAGGAAGTTCGTTCTGCGGTACTCGACAAAGTTCTTGTCGATACCGGAGCAACTCTACTTTCCTTGCCAGCTCCCATTATTAGCCAACTAGGTTTAAGACAAGTAGGAGAAAGAGATGTAGAAACATCGGCTGGCATTAAAAAAGGTCGAATTTTTGCAGGCGCTCAAATTATTGTAGAAGGGAGAGAAGGCAGATTTGATTGTTTAGAATTGCCCGAAGGCGTTGCCGCTGTTTTGCTGGGCGTGATTCCCATGGAAGAACTAGGATTAGAACCTGATTTGAAAAATCAAAGATTGCGAGAATTGCCGATGAACAATCAGCAAACATATCTAATGGCTTAA